A stretch of Henckelia pumila isolate YLH828 chromosome 4, ASM3356847v2, whole genome shotgun sequence DNA encodes these proteins:
- the LOC140867102 gene encoding uncharacterized protein, translating into MLRILRKSLANNDGGSSPSHRRDAIEDLAAWVLVSPSLSDDEDLYSFDSDGDDAIGGEHEEDPKKEHLDDVVYMQTLSVSPQPVVCFPVEDVMGLHVYDDDDFAVDEDDGGMDDDDDVDDELIPWKLKDRFGKQRIRKMGKRGGPKVSTSKRLPHYHNRPGCLYGKHGLGVQHYYI; encoded by the coding sequence ATGTTGAGAATCTTGAGGAAATCCCTGGCCAACAACGACGGAGGATCCAGCCCCTCCCACCGCCGCGACGCCATCGAGGACCTCGCCGCGTGGGTGCTCGTCAGCCCTTCCCTCTCGGACGACGAAGACCTCTACTCCTTCGATAGCGACGGCGATGACGCCATCGGCGGCGAGCACGAGGAGGATCCAAAGAAAGAGCATCTGGATGACGTCGTTTACATGCAGACGCTTTCAGTGTCGCCTCAGCCCGTCGTTTGTTTTCCGGTTGAAGACGTGATGGGTCTTCATGtgtatgatgatgatgattttgCGGTGGATGAAGATGATGGAGGGATGGATGACGATGACGATGTGGATGACGAGTTGATTCCATGGAAATTAAAGGACAGATTCGGGAAGCAGAGGATAAGGAAGATGGGGAAGCGAGGTGGACCCAAAGTCAGCACATCGAAGAGGCTGCCGCATTACCACAACAGGCCTGGATGTTTGTATGGAAAGCATGGTCTCGGTGTGCAGCACTACTACATTTGA